One segment of Rubripirellula amarantea DNA contains the following:
- a CDS encoding 3-keto-disaccharide hydrolase, whose product MVMVPKANSDVRLRVPAFMFTSMLSIVVLLVFSGCRKSTPTVEVASESPEDAATAVVTTTKAYEVSADQLLASRLPRDRASEGWIRLFDGYTMFGWEIIGKANWEVKDETIVVSGGESSLLCTSMPWQDFELQLQYQSAADADSGVLVRTPIDPNNPSEDCYEINLADGDSDYPTGSLNGRQKSDLSGGELSDGWRTLSIRADQATVTVTIDDVEVCRYEDPSPLPGGRIGLQYLTGETKFRDIQLRPLGLESLLDESLSQWTTYPDMPGSFSMTDDGEMHVEGGRTQLETKESYDDFVLLAEYRLAEPEMNSGIFFRCIPGDEMMGYECQLSNQIKDANPLTPADHGTGGFFKRQEARIVAGNPEGYSSVVLLAKGPMMAAWVEGIQVSNWFDDRKPDENPRRGLRTKAGTIMIQGHDPTTDAWIRQLKVANLK is encoded by the coding sequence ATGGTTATGGTTCCTAAAGCCAATTCCGACGTGCGTTTGCGAGTGCCGGCATTCATGTTCACAAGCATGTTGTCGATCGTAGTCCTGCTCGTGTTTTCTGGATGCCGCAAATCAACTCCGACGGTTGAAGTGGCCTCTGAATCGCCAGAAGATGCTGCGACCGCGGTTGTGACGACGACGAAGGCATACGAGGTCAGTGCTGACCAATTGTTGGCCTCGCGATTACCTCGCGACCGAGCTTCGGAAGGTTGGATTCGGCTGTTTGATGGCTATACCATGTTTGGATGGGAGATCATCGGAAAGGCGAACTGGGAAGTTAAAGACGAGACGATAGTGGTCAGTGGTGGGGAATCATCACTTCTGTGCACGTCGATGCCTTGGCAGGATTTTGAACTGCAATTGCAGTATCAATCGGCCGCTGATGCCGATAGTGGTGTCTTGGTGCGGACTCCTATTGATCCTAATAATCCGTCTGAAGATTGTTACGAGATCAACTTGGCCGATGGTGATAGCGACTACCCAACCGGCAGTCTCAACGGACGTCAAAAATCGGATCTAAGTGGCGGGGAACTATCCGATGGTTGGCGAACACTATCCATTCGCGCTGATCAGGCGACGGTCACCGTCACGATCGACGATGTCGAAGTTTGCCGTTACGAGGACCCGTCGCCACTTCCCGGTGGACGAATCGGTTTGCAGTACCTTACCGGCGAAACCAAGTTTCGAGATATCCAACTGCGTCCGTTAGGACTGGAAAGCTTGCTGGACGAAAGTCTTTCGCAGTGGACCACGTATCCTGACATGCCCGGCAGCTTTAGCATGACCGATGATGGTGAAATGCATGTCGAAGGGGGGCGAACCCAGCTTGAGACCAAAGAATCGTATGATGATTTTGTGTTGCTGGCCGAGTACAGGTTGGCCGAGCCAGAGATGAACTCCGGCATCTTTTTCCGCTGCATCCCGGGCGATGAAATGATGGGCTACGAGTGTCAACTTAGTAACCAAATCAAAGACGCAAACCCACTGACACCAGCCGATCACGGAACCGGTGGATTCTTCAAACGCCAAGAAGCACGAATCGTTGCCGGAAATCCTGAAGGTTATTCCAGCGTCGTGTTGTTGGCGAAGGGGCCGATGATGGCGGCATGGGTCGAGGGCATCCAAGTCAGCAATTGGTTTGACGATCGCAAGCCCGATGAGAACCCTCGTCGAGGCCTGCGTACCAAAGCGGGCACGATCATGATTCAAGGTCATGATCCGACCACGGATGCCTGGATTAGGCAACTGAAAGTTGCAAACTTAAAGTAG
- a CDS encoding sulfotransferase family protein, producing the protein MSLSILGEPLADSADHHSPVKSKQEFHRYPFYSPRFWHGMRPLTWWGLLRAGHFRIHPSRIGMLIGISLATPANTVMAIIQRAIFRRRLREGELHGPPVFIIGHWRSGTTLLHELLVRDERFSSPSTYQCFAPHHFLISQWFFRRFATWLLPGKRPMDNMAAGWDRPQEDEFALMNLGLPSPYRRIAFPNEGPVDMDYFDFQNVPENDVKVWLKALRQFLVAVGVSTGRPLIIKSPTHTGRIAALAQEFPDAKFIHITRDPRELFPSTVRLWKGLNDGQSLQVPNNEGLQQYVIDCLAQMYRAFHRDRDKIPANRLIDIRYEDLTSDPVATLERVYHDLHLTDFDSVRPIIQEWVENEHRGYQTNSHDLDTNDKESIETAWRDYFERYGYGS; encoded by the coding sequence GTGTCCCTCTCAATCCTAGGCGAACCGTTGGCCGATTCTGCTGATCACCATTCGCCCGTGAAATCGAAGCAGGAATTTCATCGCTACCCGTTTTATTCGCCACGTTTTTGGCATGGAATGAGGCCATTGACGTGGTGGGGTCTGCTGCGGGCCGGGCACTTCCGAATCCATCCAAGCCGGATAGGCATGTTGATCGGGATCTCGCTTGCCACTCCCGCCAACACCGTAATGGCGATCATCCAGCGAGCCATTTTTCGCCGCCGGCTTCGTGAGGGCGAATTGCATGGACCGCCTGTCTTTATCATCGGCCATTGGCGCAGCGGAACGACGTTGCTGCATGAGTTACTTGTTCGTGATGAACGATTTAGTAGTCCGTCGACCTACCAATGCTTTGCCCCTCATCACTTCTTGATATCCCAATGGTTCTTTCGTCGCTTTGCGACTTGGTTGCTACCGGGCAAGCGGCCGATGGACAACATGGCGGCTGGCTGGGATCGCCCGCAAGAAGATGAATTTGCATTAATGAATCTGGGCCTGCCATCGCCCTATCGTCGGATCGCGTTCCCCAACGAGGGACCGGTCGATATGGACTATTTTGACTTCCAGAACGTTCCTGAGAATGACGTGAAGGTATGGTTGAAGGCGCTTCGCCAGTTCTTGGTTGCCGTTGGTGTTTCGACGGGACGCCCTTTGATCATCAAGAGCCCGACTCACACGGGACGCATCGCCGCGCTAGCCCAAGAGTTTCCGGATGCGAAGTTCATCCATATCACGCGTGACCCCAGGGAACTTTTTCCTTCCACAGTTCGTTTGTGGAAAGGCCTTAACGATGGACAATCGTTGCAGGTTCCTAATAACGAGGGGCTGCAGCAGTATGTCATCGATTGTTTGGCACAGATGTACCGTGCTTTTCATCGTGATCGGGATAAAATTCCGGCGAATCGTTTGATTGATATTCGATACGAAGATCTAACCTCTGACCCCGTTGCCACGCTTGAACGTGTCTACCACGATCTGCACCTGACCGATTTTGATTCGGTTCGTCCGATCATTCAGGAATGGGTCGAGAACGAACACCGGGGCTATCAAACCAATTCACACGATCTTGATACGAACGATAAAGAGTCCATCGAAACTGCTTGGCGAGATTACTTTGAAAGATATGGTTATGGTTCCTAA
- a CDS encoding MazG nucleotide pyrophosphohydrolase domain-containing protein produces the protein MNREELSISDLQRHIREMYFEKDAARGIEGTFMWLMEEVGELASALRGDDRENLAEEFADVIAWLTTIANVADVDLNAALVAKYGHGCPGCKRLVCECPDSEKP, from the coding sequence ATGAATCGTGAAGAGTTGTCGATCAGTGACCTGCAACGTCACATCCGCGAAATGTACTTCGAAAAGGATGCGGCACGAGGCATTGAGGGCACCTTCATGTGGTTGATGGAGGAGGTCGGCGAGCTTGCGTCGGCGTTGCGAGGTGATGACCGCGAAAATCTGGCGGAAGAATTTGCCGATGTTATTGCATGGCTAACAACGATCGCCAACGTTGCCGATGTCGACCTAAATGCTGCTTTGGTCGCGAAGTACGGTCACGGTTGCCCCGGTTGCAAGCGACTGGTGTGCGAGTGCCCTGATAGCGAGAAACCTTAA
- a CDS encoding ABC transporter ATP-binding protein: MIKTVDLTKKYGDAFAIKSIDLNLDAGDLFGFIGPNGAGKTTTMRIIATLLEPSWGEAYVCGHSVHTAPKEIRRLVGYMPDFFGVYDDMTVVEYLEFFAASYRIGGEARRKRVDEMLDVVDLDFKRDAYANTLSRGQTQRLGLARTLLHDPQVLLLDEPLSGLDPRARIEMRNLLRKLGEMGKTVIVSSHILPELADVCNKVGIIDKGELKQNATKAEVIRMVRQHTVLVVQPAQREKMDTIAQLLSGNELVQGCEMGDGAVRVVLVSGVEDYSSLPKLLINNGVDLRSFREEELDLESAFMALTKGTSTRM, from the coding sequence GTGATTAAGACTGTCGATCTGACAAAGAAATACGGCGATGCTTTTGCGATCAAAAGTATTGATTTGAATTTGGATGCCGGTGACCTGTTCGGTTTCATTGGACCCAACGGTGCTGGCAAAACGACCACGATGCGAATCATCGCGACTCTGTTGGAACCAAGTTGGGGCGAAGCGTACGTTTGCGGACACAGTGTTCACACCGCACCCAAAGAGATCCGACGTCTTGTTGGTTACATGCCCGACTTCTTTGGCGTGTATGACGATATGACGGTAGTGGAGTACCTGGAATTTTTTGCGGCGTCCTATCGCATTGGTGGCGAAGCCCGACGCAAACGCGTTGACGAAATGTTGGATGTCGTGGACTTGGACTTCAAACGAGACGCCTACGCCAACACACTCTCTCGCGGCCAAACCCAGCGGCTTGGTTTGGCTCGAACGCTGCTTCACGACCCACAAGTTTTGTTGCTCGACGAACCTCTTTCGGGGCTCGACCCTCGCGCGCGTATCGAGATGCGAAACCTCCTTCGCAAACTCGGCGAAATGGGCAAGACGGTGATCGTTAGCAGCCATATCTTGCCTGAGCTAGCGGATGTCTGTAATAAGGTCGGCATCATTGATAAAGGCGAGCTGAAACAGAACGCTACCAAGGCCGAGGTGATTCGGATGGTTCGCCAGCACACTGTGCTCGTCGTGCAACCGGCACAACGGGAAAAGATGGACACGATTGCTCAATTGCTATCCGGCAACGAACTGGTCCAGGGCTGCGAAATGGGCGACGGTGCAGTGAGGGTGGTTTTGGTCAGCGGTGTCGAAGACTACAGCTCCCTGCCCAAACTTCTAATCAATAATGGCGTGGATTTACGCAGTTTTCGCGAAGAAGAGTTGGATCTAGAGTCCGCATTCATGGCGTTGACCAAGGGCACCAGCACCAGAATGTAA
- a CDS encoding suppressor of fused domain protein produces the protein MPRHWFIKSKSGQVGPITSKQLLQLASEGRVQPGTGISGDGETWVKAESVNGLKFGDNEVRRWHVKTKDGDAGPFTEAKLKQLVDAGRIKPNVLISHNQIKWIKAFEHGPLGFPSRPEPHAIAPKPKSPTRRPYDGVIAGEYRKRFGRCGQVFTDKRIDVHVYHANELRPVTTVVTSGLSQYALPTGRGVISSRRELVLYVEEFHEAHAELLRCLSRAIVSDSTTWGYGTAIANREPARPIFKKSCLDHFLMMVPNIVSDFAIRNSVQIEGDPLHMVWVFPITIAERLYVESRGIQSFCGLLDQNQSKLTLDPRRECYAQETMVSA, from the coding sequence ATGCCTCGCCATTGGTTCATCAAATCCAAGTCTGGTCAAGTCGGCCCGATCACCTCCAAACAACTCTTGCAATTGGCGAGCGAGGGCAGGGTACAACCAGGCACCGGGATCAGTGGTGATGGTGAAACTTGGGTCAAGGCGGAATCCGTCAATGGCTTGAAGTTTGGCGACAACGAAGTTCGACGTTGGCACGTGAAAACCAAGGACGGTGACGCGGGTCCATTCACCGAAGCAAAGCTAAAGCAACTCGTCGACGCCGGTCGCATCAAACCCAACGTCTTGATTAGCCACAACCAAATCAAGTGGATCAAAGCGTTTGAGCATGGTCCACTAGGATTTCCATCTCGGCCTGAACCCCACGCGATCGCCCCCAAACCCAAGTCGCCTACACGGCGTCCCTACGATGGCGTTATCGCGGGCGAGTACCGCAAACGATTTGGCCGTTGCGGTCAAGTCTTCACCGACAAGCGAATTGATGTTCACGTTTATCACGCGAACGAACTTCGACCGGTCACGACCGTGGTAACAAGCGGCCTCAGCCAATATGCGTTGCCAACCGGTCGCGGAGTCATCTCGTCACGCCGAGAACTAGTCCTTTACGTCGAAGAGTTCCACGAAGCTCACGCGGAACTGCTGCGGTGCCTGTCTCGAGCAATCGTTAGTGACTCGACAACTTGGGGCTACGGGACCGCCATCGCCAACCGCGAACCGGCGCGTCCAATTTTCAAGAAATCTTGTCTTGATCATTTCCTGATGATGGTTCCCAACATTGTATCGGACTTCGCGATTCGCAACTCAGTCCAGATCGAAGGCGATCCTTTGCACATGGTTTGGGTATTTCCCATCACGATCGCTGAACGTCTCTATGTCGAGAGCCGGGGAATCCAAAGCTTCTGCGGCTTGCTCGACCAAAATCAAAGCAAACTCACTTTAGACCCCCGTCGCGAGTGTTACGCTCAAGAGACTATGGTGTCAGCGTAA
- the holA gene encoding DNA polymerase III subunit delta, with product MTLIHAFEFLPKPPESYPDVVGVFGNDAALRCWVMQAISAAGDVTEFDGDTAKWSDLRDDLATASLFDMGDKRTIVIRGADKFLSNHRSEIEKYVAKPGGASRFVLELDSLASNTRVYKSINKEFLLVACGNAADSKIGVTAATRRKFLTGYVAKRHETKLGKEAADALVEMLGEETGMLDTEIAKLALYKDVGEAIDETLVRDVVEGWQGKTVWQITDAIAAGDAAEAIKQLDKLMSGGQKPIALLPQIAWSLRRLGMATAVVQHREREGRSWQLEDALASAGINRPSDIQRAKSQLKGLGRARAKELLGWLLDADLRLKGTHSAEGRDRFLMEQLVMKLAKS from the coding sequence ATGACGCTGATCCACGCCTTTGAATTTCTGCCCAAGCCTCCTGAGTCCTATCCGGATGTTGTGGGGGTGTTTGGCAATGACGCGGCGCTGAGGTGTTGGGTGATGCAAGCGATATCGGCGGCGGGCGACGTTACTGAATTCGATGGTGACACCGCGAAATGGTCCGATTTGCGGGACGATTTGGCAACTGCATCGTTGTTCGACATGGGTGATAAGCGAACGATCGTAATTCGTGGTGCCGATAAGTTTCTTAGCAATCACCGATCCGAAATCGAAAAGTACGTGGCCAAGCCCGGCGGGGCGAGTCGGTTTGTGCTTGAACTGGATTCACTTGCCTCGAACACCCGTGTCTACAAGTCCATCAACAAGGAATTTCTGCTCGTTGCTTGTGGAAATGCGGCGGATTCAAAGATCGGAGTTACCGCCGCCACTCGACGGAAGTTCTTGACTGGTTATGTCGCCAAACGCCATGAAACAAAGCTGGGAAAAGAGGCCGCCGATGCGCTCGTCGAAATGCTGGGTGAAGAAACAGGCATGCTCGATACCGAGATCGCCAAGCTCGCACTTTACAAAGACGTTGGCGAAGCGATCGACGAGACGTTGGTCCGAGACGTGGTCGAAGGTTGGCAGGGCAAGACGGTTTGGCAAATCACCGACGCCATCGCAGCCGGTGATGCAGCCGAGGCAATCAAGCAACTCGACAAATTGATGAGTGGTGGTCAAAAGCCAATTGCCTTGTTGCCTCAGATTGCTTGGTCGCTTCGCCGTCTAGGAATGGCAACCGCAGTGGTGCAGCACCGTGAACGCGAGGGACGCAGTTGGCAACTCGAGGACGCGTTGGCATCGGCTGGGATCAATCGTCCCTCGGACATTCAACGCGCCAAATCGCAACTGAAAGGACTCGGGCGTGCCCGCGCGAAAGAACTTCTTGGATGGCTCCTCGATGCCGACCTCAGGCTCAAAGGAACCCATAGCGCCGAAGGTCGCGATCGTTTTCTGATGGAGCAACTTGTGATGAAGCTCGCCAAGTCGTAG